In Achromobacter pestifer, the DNA window CCCATGGCCTGGGCCAGCGGCCGCGCGATGGTGTCGGCGACGCCACCGGGCGGGAAGGGCACCACCATGGTCACGGGGCGTTCAGGGTAGCCGGCAGCCAGCGCGTTCGCGGCTCCCAGCCACAGCAAGGCGGCCGCTGCCGCCCGGGTGCAACGCAGAATCATGTCTCACTCCTTGTGCTTCTTGCTGCCGAGCCGCCCCGTGTTCATTCCGGGGCTTGTACTCAGACGAAGCGGTTTTCGATATGTCCGATGCCGTCGATTTCCACCCGCACCACGTCGCCGTGCTTGAGGAACCGCGGCGGGTTCAGGCCCTGGCCGACGCCGGCCGGCGTGCCCGTGGCGATGACGTCGCCCGGATACAGGGTGATGCCGCGCGAGCAGGTTTCGATCAGTGTGGGGATGTCGAAGATCAGGTCTTCGGTGTTGCCGTCCTGGCGCAGTTCGCCGTTGACCCAGCAGCGCACGCGGGTCTGCCGGCCGTCCAGTTCGTCGGCCGTCACCAGCCAGGGGCCCATGGGGCAGAAGGTGTCGAAGGACTTGCCCAGATCCCATTGCTGATGGCGCATCTGCACGTCGCGCGCGGTGACGTCGTTGACCACCGTGTAGCCGATCACGTGGCTCATGGCCTCGGCGCGGGAAATGTTGCGGCCGCCCTTGCCGATCACCACCGCCAGCTCGGCTTCGTAGTCGATCTTGTCCGAGACGCCCACGGGCAGTTGCACGTCGGCCCAGGGGCCGACCACGGTCTGCGGCACCTTGGTGAACACGATGGGCCAGGATTCGGGATTGGCGTCGTTGTCCTTGAAGACGGAGTCACGCAGTTCCTTGGCGTGGGCGTGGTAGTTGCGTCCGACGCAGAACAGGTTGCGCCGCTGCGCCGGCAAGGGCGCTTCATGCTCCACCTGGTCCCAGCGGTAGGACGAGCCGGTCTGGCCCGGCAAGGCACGGCCCTCGGCCAGCCATTCCACGGCGGTCAGCGCGCCGGCGGCCGCGAGTTCGCGCGGGAAGTCCAGGGCGGTCACGCTGCCGCCGTCGTCGGACACCACGCCGATGCGGCGCTCGCCCTGGATCCGGAATACTGCAATCTTCATGCTTGCTCCCTGAGCGGTCCGGCCGCCCTTGTTTAATACCAAAAAGTACCAATTGGGCGAATATTCCGGCCCAATTTCGGGAGAGGATATACCAAATAAACCAACTTTCCTAACAGAATTGCCAGGTTTTTGGCGGCTTATTGGTCTGTTTTGGTATCATCTGTCCGCTAGACATTCTGGGACAGTCCATGGACAAAGCCTCCGCCTTGCGCGCGGTCATCATCGAAAATCTGCAATCCGGCGCCTGGCCCGCCGGCCATCGCCTGCCCACGGAACGTGCCTTGAGCGTACAGTTCGGCATCAGCCGCTCGACGGTGCGCCGCACCCTGGCCGAATTGAAGGACGAAGGCCTGATCCTGCAACGCGTGGGCAGCGGCACCTACGCCAATCCGCAGATGCCGCTGGCGCAGGCCGAAGGGCTGCTGCGCGCCGAAGTGCTGTCCACCAGCCCGGCAGAACTGATGGCGGCGCGGCTGGTGCTGGAACCGGCCATCGCGGCGCTGGTGGTGCAGCATGGCAGCCCGGCCGATTTCGCCGCCATGCAGGATGCCTGCGCAAAGGCCGAGGCCGCCGACAGCTTCGAAGCGTTCGAGATCTGGGACGCCAAATTGCACGAATTGATGGCCACGGCCACGCACAATCTCTTCATCGAAAAAGTGTTCGCGCTGATGACGGCGGCGCGCTCGCAAGCGACCTGGGGCGCATTGAAGCGCAAGAGCCTGACGCCCGAGCGGCGTCAGGCCTATCAGGTGGAGCATCGCGAGATCGTCGACGCGCTGCATGACCGCGACGCCGAACGGGCCATGGAGGCCGTGCGGCGGCATCTGCTGCACGTCAGGGACAACTTGTTGGGCTAGCCGCGCCGGCTGGGTGCGGAGATCGCGGCGCGGCCGGGGCAAGGCCGGCCGCCGCGGAACAAGCGCCTCAGGGCTGCCCGCGCAGCCGGGCCAGTTCGGCGGAAAGTTCGGCCACCAGGGCCTGGGCGCGCGCCAGCGGGTCGTGTCCCTCGGGCGAGGGTTCGGCGGGCGCATCGGGCGTCTGCAGCCGGGGCTGCACGCTTTCATGGCCCATGCTGACGTCCACGTCGAACACCAGCTGTTCCGCGCGGTGCCAGGTCGTGAACCACTCCAGAGGGCGGCCATGTTGGTCCATGCCCTGGCCTTGCAGCATCAGCAGCGGCGTGCCGGCTTGCGTGCCCAGCAGTTGCGCCAGCGGCTTGTCGGCGGCCACGGCGCGGATCTGGTTGCGCCCGGCGCCGGGACGCAGGCCAAAGCGCCGCGTCAGCACGCCGTGCAGGGAGGCGTCGGCGAGGTCTTCGGCGCGCAGGCCGGGCACCGCGTCGGCGGGCAGCCAGGTGCGCACGTAGGCGAGCGGCGCGTCGGCCACATGGCGCAGGCGCTCCAGCATGAGCAACTGCGTGGTGCCGAAGAAGGCGGCGACGTCGGCGGGCGGTTCGGCGCGCTCGAAAGCCAGCACGCGGGTTTGCAAGGCCACGCCGGATTGCGCGAATTGCTCGTACAGGCCGGTGGAGCGCTGCACCAGCCGGCGGTGTTCCTGGGGCGCCGCCACGCTGGCGGGACGCCCGGTTTCGCGCTGGATCAGGCCTTCGGTGGCCAGGGCCGCCAGCGCCTGGCGCACCACGCTGCGCGCCACGCCGAAGCGCTCGCACAGCGCCGCCTCGCTGGGCAGCACGGCGCCGGCCGCGAGCTTGTTCGTGCGGATGTATCCGCGCAGCAGGGTCGCCACCTGGGCGTGCAGCGGGATATCGCCGGAGCGGTCAAGTGCGGGCAATGCGTCATGCGTGGCGGGCGCCATGGGAATCAACCTCCGGTTTGTGCCCGCGCAGTTTCCCACACATGCGTCCAGCCCGGCGCCAGATGCGCGGCGCGCTCGGCGGCCAGGATCAGGCTGTCCTCGCGGGCGATGCCCTTTCCAGCGATGTCGAAGGCGGTGCCGTGGTCCACCGACACGCGCACGACAGGCAGGCCTACCGTGATGTTTACGCCGTCGTCGCCGTAGACCGCCTTGAAGGGCGCGTGGCCCTGGTCGTGGTAACAGGCGATCACGAATTTCCACTTGCCGCGCACGGCTTGCGGGAACAGCGCGTCGGCCGGGATCGGGCCGGCGGCCAGGATGCCCGCGGCATTGGCTTCGGCCACGGCGGGGGCCAGGATGTCGGCGTCTTCGGTGCCGAAGATGCCGTTTTCTCCGGCATGCGGATTCAGGCCCGACACCGCCACCGGCTGGTCGCCGCGGCCCAGCGCCTTGGCGAACGAGCCGGCCAGGCGCAGCACCGCGCGCATGCGCGCCGGGGTCAGGTCTTCGATGGCCTGGCGCAGCGATACATGGGTGGTGGCGTGGAAAATGTAAAGGTCGCCGGCCGACAGCACCAGCGAGAAGGTCTTGACGCCGAATTCGTGCGCCAGCAGTTCGGTGTGGCCGGGCCACTTGTGGCCAGCCGCGTGCATGGCGGCCTTGTTCAGCGGCGCGGTGACGATGCCGTCGACCTCGCCGGCGCGCGCCAGGGCGCAGGCCGTGGTGACGAAGCGCACCGAGCCGTCGCCCGCATCCGCGCTGATCTCGCCCAGCTTGACGTGGGCCAGCGACGGGCCGGCCTGCAGCACTTCAATGGTGCCGGGGGTGTTGGCGCAGTCGGCCGCGCGCTCCAGCTTGCGCACGATGGCGGGGTCGCCGCCCAGGCTGCGCACGGCGTTGGTCATCACGTCCACGTCGCCGACCACCAGCAGGCGGGCCTTCTGGCGCAGTTCGTCATGGCCCATCAGCATCTTGGCCGTGATTTCCGGCCCGATACCTGCCACGTCGCCCAGGGTTACGGCCAGCAGGGGCAGCTTGCCCGGTTGGGATTGTGTCATCGCTTGAATCTCCTGTCGCGGATCGCGCGCACCGCGCGAACCAGTACATCTTCGGTGCCAAAGCCGCCGGCCTTGGTCACCACGGGCAGGCCGGCGGCCGTGCCTCCGGTCAGCGTGCCCAGGGGCACGCCGCCCATCACTTCATCCACCAGCGCAATGCCGCGGGCGCCCAGCGCCACCAGCACGCTGCGCGCGCCGTCGCCGCCGGTGGCGACCACGCCGGCGGCGTTCGCGCTGGCGATCAATTGCGCGGCCAGGCTGCCCAAGCGCTCGGCGACGGTCTCGGAATCCAGGCCGTCCAGCTGGCCTTCGGGCGCCAGCAGCAGCACCGTGCCGGCCTGCGCCGGGGCCTGCGCGTGCGCCTGCAGCAGCGGCTGGCTCCAGGCCTGCCATGCCGCATCGTCGGCCAGTTGGGCCAGCGTGGGCGTCCAGGTGTCGGCGCCCGAGGCTTGCAGGGCGGCGGCTTGCGTGCGCGCCGCGCTGTGCTGCGAGGTCACCACCACCACGACCGGCGCGGTCTGGTCGGCGCCGGCCCAGACCCGGGCCAGCGGCACGGCCAGGCCGCCCGCTCCCACGGGCAGGGCATGTACGCCCAGCAGGCCGATGGCGCGCGCCAGGCGCTCCAGGTCGGCCTCGGTGGCGGCGTCGACCACCACGGTGTTGCCCGCCAGGCGGATGCGGGCCGCCAGCGCTTGCGGCGTCTCGCCTTCCTGCGCCGCCACATGGGCGCAACCCAGCAGAGTGGGGATATGGCTTTCGGTCACGGGCGTGACCGGATCGGTGGCCGCCGATGTCTCTGTGACCGGCTTGCCGTTGACGTAGAGCACGCCTTGTTCGATGGTGCGGCCGGTGGCCGGGAAGGCCGGGCAGATCACCGCGATGGTGTCCGGGCCCCAGGCCTCGCGCGCCGCGTCGATCTCGGCCTTGAAGGCGCCGCGCAAGGTGGAGTCCACCTTCTTGTACAGGCGCGTGACGCCGGCCGCGCGCAGGCGCCGCACGTTCTGCCAGACGGTCTCGGCCGCGTCGGCGGCGGACAGCGCGCGGCTGTTGGTCGTGACCGCCAGCACTTCCACGCCGGCGGCGCCCGGACCCGACAGCGCCTCGTCGGCGCCGCCGATGGACAGGTGCGTGCTCCAGCCGGCGCGCACGAACTGCACCGCCGTGTCGCCCGACCCGGTCAGGTCATCGGCGACGATGGCGATGGCGGGATTCAAAGCGCTTCTCCGCGCGCTTCACGCAGGGCGGGCGCGACCGTGGGATCGGCGTCCTCGGACTTGAGCTCGCCGGCGCGCTTGAGGAAGTACGAGGCCAGCATCGGCGCCAGGATCGAGCTGATCAGCACGCAGGCGGCGACCTGCGCGGTGGCGGTCGACACGTACTGCTGGAAGTTGGGGTCGGCTGCCGCCACGACCGCGGGGGTGGCGATGGCGTTGCCGGCGGTGGTGCCGGCCGCGAAGCCCAGGCCGCTCTTGCCGCCGCGCTTCAGGATCAGGCGATAGCCCAGGTAGACCAGGCCGCCGGTGATGGGGCTGATGATCAGGCCCAGGATCAATCCGCTGATGCCGCCGGAAACCACGGCGCCCAGGTTGATGCCGGTGCCCAGCGCGAAGGCGAAGAAGGGGATGACGATGTTGGGCACGGGCTTGAGCACGTCGCGCCACTTGGGGTCCAGGTTGCCGACCACCACGCCCAGCAGGAACGGCACCAGCGCCGCCACCAGGGCGATCATGGGGATGTCGGCCAGGCCCGAGGCGCCCAGGAACAGCAGGCTGAAGAAGGGGCCGTCGTTGACCGCGCTGGCGACATAGGCGCCGCGGTCGCGGGCGTCGCCGTATTGGCCGGTATAGGCCAGCCACAGGCCGCCGTTGCTGTTGTCGAAGGCGGCCAGCATCGCCAGGATGGAGACGCCCAGCACGCCGTCCAGGCCGACGTAGCTGCCCAGGATGATGATGAGGGTGGCGGGCACCAGGGTCTTCATCAGCAGGATGGTGCCGGCGGTGGCCAGGATGGGGCCGCCGGTGCGCGTGTTGACCTGGGTGCCGGTCGCGAAGATCAGCAGCGCGATCAGGGGCAGGGCGCTGTTCTTGAACAGGGCGGTGGTGAAGCCGCCGATCGCCAGGGCGTCGGGAGCGAAGGTGCCGATCAGTGAACCCAGGATCAGCGGCACCAGCATCAATCCACCGGGGATTTTCTGCATCGTGCCAAAAAAGGGCGAGCGGGAAGTTTCGGTCGACACTATCGGAGTCTCCAGGACGGTTTTTCTAGGTTGCAGACGTTCGAGCGCGCGTCTGTCAGACGGTTGATCAAGGACGAAAAACCGTAGTGTACACCTGTACGTACAGCATGTACGTACAGGTGTACCAACCCGGAGGCAGTTCCGATTTTAAAAGCGGTAGGCGCCGCTCAGCATGACGGTGCGGCGCGCGCCGTAGAAGCAGTCGCCGCGGTCCAGGCAGACCACTTCATACGTGCGGTCCGCGATGTTGTTCAGGTTCAGCGCATAGCGCCAAGGACCGTTGTCGTAGCTGAGCATGGCGTCGAACAGCGTGACCGCCGGCGTTTCCGGGGCGCCGCCGTCGCGGAATGCCGACAGATAGCGCACGCCCGCGCCCACCGCGAAACCAGGCTGGCCGGCCAGCGCGAAGCGGTACTTGCCCCACATGGAAGCCATGTGCTTGGGCTGCGCTTCCAGCTGCGGATCCAGGTCGGTGTAGATGTAGTTGGCGATCACGTCCACATCCTTGGTGACGCGGCCGCGCAGCTCCAGCTCCACCCCGCGCGTGCGGGTCTTGCCGGCCTGGATCTGGTTGTTGGGGTTGTTCGGATCGTTGGTCTGGCGGTTCTTTTCGCGCAGGTCGTAGGCGGCGGCCGTGAATTCGATGTCGGCGTCCTTCGGCATGTATTTGATACCGGCCTCCACCTGCTTGCCGCGCATGGGCTTCCAGCGCTGGTTGTAGAAGTCGGCGCCGGCGATGGGCGTGAACGACTCGCTGTAGCTGAGATACGGCGACCAACCGTTGTCCGCGGCGTACATCAGGCCGAAGCGCTTGGTGGTGGCCATGTCGGTTTCGCGGTCCTGGCCTTGGGTGGTGCTGTCGGCGCGGTCGCGGCGGATGCCGGCCAGGAAGATCCAGTTCTTGTCGAACTTGATCTGGTCCTGGGCGTAGAAGCCGATCTGCTGTTGGTTGATCTTGGGAGTGTCCGACAGTTCATACTCGGGCGCGTTGCCGTACACCGGGTGGTACAGGTTCAACGGCGAGCCCGCGCCGCTGGCCGTCTGGCTGGTCTCGCGGTAGCGCGAATAATCCATGCCGAAGAGCACCGTGTGTTCCGTGCGGCCCCAGTTCAGCTTGCCTTCCAGGTTCTGGTCGGCCAGCAGCGTGCGCATGCGCGGCTTGTTGACGTAGAAAATGCGGTCGACGGTGGTCTGTTCCGGATCGATGTACGAATCGCCGCGGCGCGCGCCGTAGACGTTGGGATAGAGCGTCTTGTAGTCGACGCTGCTGACCGTGTTGCGGAAGTTCTGCCGCACTTTCCAGGTGTCGTTGAACTGATGCTCGAACAGCCAGCCCACGCTGAACTGCTCGGTGTCGTAGGCGTCGAAACCGGGCTCGCTGGCGAAGCGCCGGGTCGGGATGCGGCCGTTGGGATTTTCCTGCACCGAGCCGCTCCACGGCAGGAAGGACTGCGTGGTGCCCGCGCGATCCTTCTGCCAGGTGGCCTGCAGCGTCAGCGAGGTGGCCGCGCTGGGGCGCCAGGTGAGGGACGGCGCCAGCATCAGACGGTCGTCGGGCGCGTACTGGACCTGGGTATCGCTGTCGCGTCCCACGGCGATCACGCGGTACAACCATTGGCCGTCCTCGCTGGCCGGACCCGTGAGGTCGGCCTGGATCTCGCGGCGGTTGTGGTTGCCCAGCACCACGCCGATCTCGCGCTGCGTTTCCGCCAGCGGCCGCTTGCTGACCAGGTTGACGATGCCGCCGGTGCTGCCCTGTCCATACAGCATGGAGGAGGGGCCGCGCAGCACTTCGACCCGCTCCATCGCATAGACCTCGGTGCGCGGGTTGTTGAAGCTGAAATACTGGCGCAGGCCGTCCAGGTACTGCACCGGCTCCACGCCGCGGATGCGCACGTAGTCGGCGCGGTTGTCCACGCCATAGGCGTTGGGGCGCACGCCGGCCGCGTAGTTCATGGTGTCCTGGATGTTCTGCGCGCCCTGGTCCACGATCTGCTCGCGCGGGATCACGGTGATGGCTTGCGGCGTTTCCGACAAGGGCGTGTCGGTCTTGGTGGCGGTGGCGCTGCGCGTGGCGACGTAGCCGTCGACCGGGCTGGTCGCTGTCTCGCCGGTTCCCGTGACCTGCACGGCGGGCAGGAGGGTGGCGGGTTCACCCGACTGCGCGGGTTGAGCATGCGCCGCGGCGCCGAGGCAGGCGGTCAGCGCGGCGGCGATGGGCAGCAAGGCCTGCGGCCGCGCACGGCGGGCGGCCGGATGAAGATGGCGTATCAAGAGATTTCCCCAGCGGCCGAAGAGCGGCCTATTACTTATAGAAATGACAACGATAACTATTATCAATTCATGCCAAATGAGAGGCCAGGAAACGGCGGGACTCAGATGTAAAAAAGCGCTGCAATTTTCGTTTGCAGGTTAAGGGAAACTGGGAAAGTGTCGTGCTATCAGCGTCTTGCGGCGGTTTTCGGCAGCGACGCGCAAATCGCGAGGCTGTTGGAGAGGCGCGACAAATCGCGGTTCAGGCCTACCGCGGCCGTAGAGGGCGATGCCTTCGGCCGTGGCTTCCACGCGCACCACGCCGCGGTCGGCGCTGTCGTGCAAGTGGCGCAGCCAGCCTTCTTCGCACAGCGCACCCAAGGTGCGCGAGGTCCGCGCCAGGTACAGGTTCCCTGGCCCGGAGGCAGTTCCGATTTTAGAAGCGATAGGCGCCGCTCAGCATGACGGTGCGGCGCGCGCCGTAGTAGCAGTCGCCGCGGTCCATGCAGATCGCTTCATAAGTGCGGTCCGCGATGTTGTTCACGTTCAGCGCATAGCGCCAGAGGCCGTTGTCGTAGCTGAGCATGGCGTCGAACAGCGTGACCGCCGGCGTTTCCGGGGCGCCGCCGTCGCGGAACGCCGACAGATAGCGCACGCCCGCGCCCACCGCGAAGCCGGGCTGGCCGGCCAGCGCGAAGCGGTACTTGCCCCACGTGGAAGCCATGTGCTTGGGCTGCGCGTCGAGCTGCGGATCCAGGTCGGTGTAGATGTAATTGGCGATCACGTCCACGTCCCTGGTGATGCGGCCGCGCAGCTCCAGCTCCACCCCGCGCGTGCGGGTCTTGCCGGCCTGGATCTGGTTGTTGGGGTTGTTCGGATCGTTGGTCTGGCGGTTCTTTTCGCGCAGGTCGTAGGCGGCGGCCGTGAATTCGATGTCGGCGTCCTTCGGCATGTATTTGATGCCGGCCTCCACCTGCTTGCCGCGCATGGGCTTCCAGCGCTGGTTGTAGAAGTCGGCGCCGGCGATGGGCGTGAACGATTCGCTGTAGCTGAGGTAGGGCGACCAGCCGTTGTCCGCGGCGTACATCAGACCGAAGCGCTTGGTGGTGGCCATGTCGGTTTCGCGGTCCTGGCCTTGGGTGGTGCTGTCGGCGCGGTCACGGCGGATGCCGGCCAGGAAGATCCAGTTCTTGTCGAATTTGATCTGGTCCTGCGCATAGAAGCCGATCTGCTGCTGATTGATCTTGGGGCTGTCCGACAGTTCGTACTCGGGCGCGTTGCCGTACACGGGGTGGTACAGGTTCAGCGGCGAGCCCGCGCCGCCGGCGGTCTGGGTGGTCTCGCGGTAGCGCGAATAGTCCATGCCGAAGATCACCGTGTGTTCCGTGCGGCCCCAGTTCAGCTTGCCTTCCAGGTTCTGGTCGAGCTGTAGGGTGCGCTTGCGCGGCTTGTCGACATAGAAACCGCGGCCGACGGTGGTCTGTTCCGGATCGATGTACGCATCGCCGCGGCGCGCGCCGTAGACGCTGGGGTAGACCGCCTTGTAGTCGACACTGCTGACCGTGTTGCGGAAGTTCTGCCGCACTTTCCAGGTCT includes these proteins:
- a CDS encoding GntR family transcriptional regulator; protein product: MAPATHDALPALDRSGDIPLHAQVATLLRGYIRTNKLAAGAVLPSEAALCERFGVARSVVRQALAALATEGLIQRETGRPASVAAPQEHRRLVQRSTGLYEQFAQSGVALQTRVLAFERAEPPADVAAFFGTTQLLMLERLRHVADAPLAYVRTWLPADAVPGLRAEDLADASLHGVLTRRFGLRPGAGRNQIRAVAADKPLAQLLGTQAGTPLLMLQGQGMDQHGRPLEWFTTWHRAEQLVFDVDVSMGHESVQPRLQTPDAPAEPSPEGHDPLARAQALVAELSAELARLRGQP
- a CDS encoding FadR/GntR family transcriptional regulator, producing the protein MDKASALRAVIIENLQSGAWPAGHRLPTERALSVQFGISRSTVRRTLAELKDEGLILQRVGSGTYANPQMPLAQAEGLLRAEVLSTSPAELMAARLVLEPAIAALVVQHGSPADFAAMQDACAKAEAADSFEAFEIWDAKLHELMATATHNLFIEKVFALMTAARSQATWGALKRKSLTPERRQAYQVEHREIVDALHDRDAERAMEAVRRHLLHVRDNLLG
- the pdxA gene encoding 4-hydroxythreonine-4-phosphate dehydrogenase PdxA, which codes for MTQSQPGKLPLLAVTLGDVAGIGPEITAKMLMGHDELRQKARLLVVGDVDVMTNAVRSLGGDPAIVRKLERAADCANTPGTIEVLQAGPSLAHVKLGEISADAGDGSVRFVTTACALARAGEVDGIVTAPLNKAAMHAAGHKWPGHTELLAHEFGVKTFSLVLSAGDLYIFHATTHVSLRQAIEDLTPARMRAVLRLAGSFAKALGRGDQPVAVSGLNPHAGENGIFGTEDADILAPAVAEANAAGILAAGPIPADALFPQAVRGKWKFVIACYHDQGHAPFKAVYGDDGVNITVGLPVVRVSVDHGTAFDIAGKGIAREDSLILAAERAAHLAPGWTHVWETARAQTGG
- a CDS encoding TonB-dependent siderophore receptor; the encoded protein is MIRHLHPAARRARPQALLPIAAALTACLGAAAHAQPAQSGEPATLLPAVQVTGTGETATSPVDGYVATRSATATKTDTPLSETPQAITVIPREQIVDQGAQNIQDTMNYAAGVRPNAYGVDNRADYVRIRGVEPVQYLDGLRQYFSFNNPRTEVYAMERVEVLRGPSSMLYGQGSTGGIVNLVSKRPLAETQREIGVVLGNHNRREIQADLTGPASEDGQWLYRVIAVGRDSDTQVQYAPDDRLMLAPSLTWRPSAATSLTLQATWQKDRAGTTQSFLPWSGSVQENPNGRIPTRRFASEPGFDAYDTEQFSVGWLFEHQFNDTWKVRQNFRNTVSSVDYKTLYPNVYGARRGDSYIDPEQTTVDRIFYVNKPRMRTLLADQNLEGKLNWGRTEHTVLFGMDYSRYRETSQTASGAGSPLNLYHPVYGNAPEYELSDTPKINQQQIGFYAQDQIKFDKNWIFLAGIRRDRADSTTQGQDRETDMATTKRFGLMYAADNGWSPYLSYSESFTPIAGADFYNQRWKPMRGKQVEAGIKYMPKDADIEFTAAAYDLREKNRQTNDPNNPNNQIQAGKTRTRGVELELRGRVTKDVDVIANYIYTDLDPQLEAQPKHMASMWGKYRFALAGQPGFAVGAGVRYLSAFRDGGAPETPAVTLFDAMLSYDNGPWRYALNLNNIADRTYEVVCLDRGDCFYGARRTVMLSGAYRF
- a CDS encoding 2-keto-3-deoxygluconate permease; the encoded protein is MSTETSRSPFFGTMQKIPGGLMLVPLILGSLIGTFAPDALAIGGFTTALFKNSALPLIALLIFATGTQVNTRTGGPILATAGTILLMKTLVPATLIIILGSYVGLDGVLGVSILAMLAAFDNSNGGLWLAYTGQYGDARDRGAYVASAVNDGPFFSLLFLGASGLADIPMIALVAALVPFLLGVVVGNLDPKWRDVLKPVPNIVIPFFAFALGTGINLGAVVSGGISGLILGLIISPITGGLVYLGYRLILKRGGKSGLGFAAGTTAGNAIATPAVVAAADPNFQQYVSTATAQVAACVLISSILAPMLASYFLKRAGELKSEDADPTVAPALREARGEAL
- the dtnK gene encoding D-threonate kinase, with the protein product MNPAIAIVADDLTGSGDTAVQFVRAGWSTHLSIGGADEALSGPGAAGVEVLAVTTNSRALSAADAAETVWQNVRRLRAAGVTRLYKKVDSTLRGAFKAEIDAAREAWGPDTIAVICPAFPATGRTIEQGVLYVNGKPVTETSAATDPVTPVTESHIPTLLGCAHVAAQEGETPQALAARIRLAGNTVVVDAATEADLERLARAIGLLGVHALPVGAGGLAVPLARVWAGADQTAPVVVVVTSQHSAARTQAAALQASGADTWTPTLAQLADDAAWQAWSQPLLQAHAQAPAQAGTVLLLAPEGQLDGLDSETVAERLGSLAAQLIASANAAGVVATGGDGARSVLVALGARGIALVDEVMGGVPLGTLTGGTAAGLPVVTKAGGFGTEDVLVRAVRAIRDRRFKR
- a CDS encoding TonB-dependent siderophore receptor — protein: MKRHLHPAARRARPHTLLPIAAALTACLGAAAHAQPAQSGEPATLLPAVQVTGTGETATSPVDGYVATHSATATKTDTPLSETPQAITVIPREQIVDQGAQNIQDTMNYAAGVRPNAYGVENSGDYVRIRGVEPVQYLDGLRQYFSPNNPRTEVYAMERVEVLRGPSSMLYGQGSTGGIVNLVSKRPLAETQREIGVVLGNHNRREIQADLTGPASEDGQWLYRVIAVGLDSDSQTQYAPDDRLMLAPSLTWRPSAATSLTLQATWQKERSGTTQATLPWNGTVQENPNGRIPTRRFGSEPGFDAYDTELFRVGWLFEHQFNETWKVRQNFRNTVSSVDYKAVYPSVYGARRGDAYIDPEQTTVGRGFYVDKPRKRTLQLDQNLEGKLNWGRTEHTVIFGMDYSRYRETTQTAGGAGSPLNLYHPVYGNAPEYELSDSPKINQQQIGFYAQDQIKFDKNWIFLAGIRRDRADSTTQGQDRETDMATTKRFGLMYAADNGWSPYLSYSESFTPIAGADFYNQRWKPMRGKQVEAGIKYMPKDADIEFTAAAYDLREKNRQTNDPNNPNNQIQAGKTRTRGVELELRGRITRDVDVIANYIYTDLDPQLDAQPKHMASTWGKYRFALAGQPGFAVGAGVRYLSAFRDGGAPETPAVTLFDAMLSYDNGLWRYALNVNNIADRTYEAICMDRGDCYYGARRTVMLSGAYRF
- a CDS encoding fumarylacetoacetate hydrolase family protein yields the protein MKIAVFRIQGERRIGVVSDDGGSVTALDFPRELAAAGALTAVEWLAEGRALPGQTGSSYRWDQVEHEAPLPAQRRNLFCVGRNYHAHAKELRDSVFKDNDANPESWPIVFTKVPQTVVGPWADVQLPVGVSDKIDYEAELAVVIGKGGRNISRAEAMSHVIGYTVVNDVTARDVQMRHQQWDLGKSFDTFCPMGPWLVTADELDGRQTRVRCWVNGELRQDGNTEDLIFDIPTLIETCSRGITLYPGDVIATGTPAGVGQGLNPPRFLKHGDVVRVEIDGIGHIENRFV